The Rhodoferax sediminis genome has a segment encoding these proteins:
- a CDS encoding penicillin-binding protein 1A has translation MKIDMTRVQPLLAEILRRLRHPSRRGIAQSLAALPVLVLLYVLILIPFTPSIKNIEKARVQQPAIVLSSDNMELAVFKRANRHWTKLADISPHVVDALIATEDHRFYQHHGIDFKRTASAALHTFGGDTQGGSTITQQLARNLYPDQVGRAQTLTRKIKEAITALKIESVYSKREILETYLNTVPFLYNAYGIEMAARTYFDKPADKLDVLESATLIGMLKGTSYYNPVLNPERAVERRNTVLAQMAKYNKLSPAKLGSLQKKPLKVDFERQIEQQGPAPHFAAYLRRWLIDWADRNDYNIYADGLVVRTTIDSRLQAMANQAVKRQADRLQGVANAEWGPRAWSAKKGLVRAFVRATSEYKVAVDSGLTDEQALKELQSDADFMRELRQKTTRVQAGFVAMDPRNGHVMAWVGSRDFTQDPFDHVQQARRQPGSTFKPFVYGAAFEQGALPTDTFVDKAVEIPLGGGAVWQPSDAGGPSGRTVTLRDGLVHSINTITAQVMQTVGPAKVASLARAMGVRQSKLELVPSLALGTSPVTLKEMVSSYSTIANDGAYIEPMMVTRIEDRNGKVLEEFHHAAPQQALPVAAAQTLLDVMRGVIDRGTGAGIRSTYGISADVAGKTGTTQDNTDGWFILMQPQLVAGAWVGFNDNRVTLNDYWGQGAHSALPIVGNFFQRALNGRVIDPRARFAAPRAFPLPAPPAPDEPTGALATEEQSPAGAAPPADTGASAELAPLIPLVPYSVSPDAAPAPAPGDPASSDRQ, from the coding sequence ATGAAAATCGACATGACCCGAGTCCAGCCCTTGCTGGCTGAGATTCTTCGCCGCCTGCGGCACCCCTCCCGGCGCGGCATCGCCCAGTCGCTGGCCGCGTTGCCGGTGCTGGTGCTGCTGTACGTGCTGATCCTGATTCCGTTTACCCCGAGCATCAAGAACATCGAGAAGGCCAGGGTGCAGCAGCCTGCCATCGTGCTGTCGAGTGACAACATGGAGCTGGCCGTATTCAAACGCGCCAACCGGCACTGGACCAAACTGGCCGACATCTCGCCGCACGTGGTGGATGCGCTGATCGCTACGGAAGACCACCGGTTTTACCAGCACCACGGCATCGACTTCAAGCGCACGGCCTCGGCCGCGCTGCACACCTTTGGCGGCGACACGCAGGGCGGCTCCACCATCACGCAGCAGCTCGCGCGCAACCTGTATCCCGACCAGGTGGGCCGCGCCCAGACCCTGACGCGCAAGATCAAGGAAGCCATCACGGCGCTGAAGATCGAGTCCGTCTATTCCAAGCGCGAGATTCTGGAGACCTATCTCAACACGGTACCGTTCCTGTACAACGCCTACGGTATTGAAATGGCGGCGCGTACCTACTTCGACAAGCCGGCGGACAAGCTCGATGTGCTGGAGAGCGCCACGCTGATCGGCATGCTCAAGGGCACGAGCTACTACAACCCGGTGCTGAACCCCGAGCGTGCGGTGGAGCGCCGCAACACGGTGCTGGCCCAGATGGCCAAGTACAACAAGCTGAGCCCGGCGAAGTTGGGGTCGCTCCAGAAGAAGCCGCTCAAGGTGGATTTCGAACGGCAGATCGAGCAGCAGGGCCCGGCGCCACACTTCGCGGCGTATTTGCGCCGCTGGCTGATCGACTGGGCCGACCGCAACGACTACAACATCTACGCCGACGGGCTGGTGGTGCGCACCACCATCGACTCGCGGCTGCAGGCCATGGCCAACCAGGCGGTGAAGCGCCAGGCCGACCGGTTGCAGGGTGTGGCCAATGCCGAGTGGGGGCCGCGTGCCTGGAGCGCGAAAAAGGGTCTGGTGCGCGCCTTTGTGCGTGCCACTTCCGAATACAAGGTGGCGGTCGATTCGGGCCTGACGGACGAGCAGGCGCTGAAGGAGTTGCAGTCCGACGCGGACTTCATGCGCGAGCTGCGGCAAAAGACGACCCGTGTGCAGGCCGGGTTCGTGGCGATGGACCCGAGGAATGGGCATGTCATGGCCTGGGTCGGCAGCCGAGACTTCACGCAGGACCCGTTCGACCATGTGCAGCAGGCCCGCCGGCAGCCGGGATCGACCTTCAAGCCCTTTGTTTATGGCGCCGCGTTCGAGCAGGGTGCGCTCCCCACCGACACGTTTGTGGACAAGGCGGTGGAGATTCCGCTGGGCGGCGGCGCCGTCTGGCAGCCGAGCGACGCGGGCGGGCCCAGCGGACGCACGGTGACCCTGCGCGACGGGCTGGTGCATTCCATCAACACCATCACGGCGCAGGTCATGCAGACTGTGGGCCCGGCCAAGGTGGCCAGTCTGGCCCGGGCCATGGGCGTGCGCCAGAGCAAGCTCGAGCTGGTGCCGTCGCTGGCGCTGGGCACCAGCCCCGTGACCTTGAAGGAAATGGTATCGAGCTACAGCACCATCGCCAACGATGGCGCCTACATCGAGCCGATGATGGTCACGCGCATCGAGGACAGGAACGGCAAGGTGCTCGAGGAGTTTCATCACGCGGCGCCGCAGCAGGCTCTGCCGGTCGCCGCTGCGCAAACGCTGCTCGACGTGATGCGCGGCGTCATCGACCGCGGCACGGGTGCCGGTATCCGCAGCACCTACGGTATTTCGGCCGACGTGGCGGGCAAGACCGGCACCACGCAGGACAACACCGATGGCTGGTTCATCCTGATGCAGCCGCAACTGGTGGCGGGTGCCTGGGTCGGCTTCAACGACAACCGCGTGACCCTGAACGACTACTGGGGGCAGGGTGCGCACAGTGCGCTGCCCATCGTGGGCAACTTCTTCCAGCGCGCCCTGAATGGCCGCGTGATCGATCCGCGCGCGCGCTTTGCGGCGCCCAGGGCGTTCCCGTTGCCCGCCCCACCAGCGCCGGATGAACCCACCGGTGCACTCGCTACCGAGGAGCAGAGCCCGGCCGGCGCCGCACCGCCGGCCGATACCGGCGCCAGCGCCGAACTGGCTCCGCTGATTCCGCTGGTGCCCTATTCCGTGTCCCCGGATGCTGCGCCTGCGCCTGCGCCGGGCGACCCGGCCAGCTCCGACAGGCAGTGA
- a CDS encoding ABC transporter substrate-binding protein: MQSVRKLTLFAALPAVWLATAFSPALAADEIAAGSITNSPPMISYASDGTTLQGAIVDLAAAMSKQLGKTISFKAIPFSGLLPAMQAKHIDITFTMMNDTPEREKVVDFVDFFNLGTMLLVKKGNPEHIESLETMCGKTVSTVQGSTQILLVNEMSAKCGTAGKPEIANLQYAQPSDARLQVQTGRVAAFLGNSPVMVYLARTAGDGKVFDVVPGHEYQPVPLGVAVSKTNQPLRDALQKALNALIADGSYRKILEKHGVEGGAVTSATINGGANLKL, translated from the coding sequence ATGCAATCCGTTCGCAAACTCACCCTCTTTGCCGCCTTGCCGGCAGTCTGGCTGGCCACCGCTTTTTCACCGGCCTTGGCGGCTGACGAAATTGCCGCAGGCTCGATCACGAACAGTCCGCCGATGATCTCCTATGCCTCCGACGGCACCACGCTGCAGGGCGCGATCGTCGATCTGGCCGCGGCCATGAGCAAACAGCTGGGCAAGACGATCAGCTTCAAGGCGATTCCCTTTAGTGGCTTGCTGCCGGCGATGCAGGCCAAGCACATCGACATCACCTTCACGATGATGAACGACACACCCGAGCGCGAGAAGGTGGTTGACTTTGTCGACTTCTTCAACCTCGGCACCATGCTGCTGGTCAAGAAAGGCAACCCCGAACACATCGAGAGCCTGGAGACGATGTGCGGCAAGACCGTCTCCACGGTCCAGGGGTCGACGCAAATCTTGCTGGTCAACGAGATGAGCGCCAAGTGCGGCACCGCCGGCAAGCCCGAGATTGCCAACCTGCAATACGCGCAACCCTCGGATGCGCGGTTGCAGGTGCAGACCGGCCGCGTCGCGGCATTTCTCGGCAATTCGCCGGTGATGGTCTATCTGGCCAGGACCGCGGGCGATGGCAAGGTCTTCGATGTGGTGCCCGGCCATGAATACCAGCCGGTGCCGCTGGGCGTTGCCGTGTCCAAGACGAACCAGCCGCTGCGCGACGCCTTGCAAAAAGCGCTCAATGCGCTGATCGCCGACGGCAGCTACCGCAAGATCCTCGAGAAGCATGGCGTCGAGGGCGGCGCCGTGACGTCGGCGACGATCAACGGCGGCGCCAACCTCAAGCTGTGA
- a CDS encoding amino acid ABC transporter permease, protein MTRVVPLRRPGLWLTSAVVGTLLVLLAVSVWRNPNIVHSVIVQYQFAPAILAGLRTTIVLALLAAVIGLVLGVLLAILRLSASPVLRLGSGFYTWLLRGTPLLVQILIWGNLALLFQHIGPFDTNALMTPFVASVVALGLNEAAYMAEIVRAGILAVDRGQYEASLALGMPRTLAMRRIILPQALRVIIPPAGNQFISLLKATSLVSVIAGGDLLTAAQNISSANLHTIELMLVATFWYLVLTTITSIGQYFVERRLGRSGTGLHGAR, encoded by the coding sequence ATGACGCGTGTGGTGCCGCTGCGCCGGCCCGGGCTTTGGCTGACCAGCGCCGTGGTGGGCACGCTGCTGGTGCTGCTGGCCGTCTCGGTCTGGCGCAACCCGAACATCGTTCATTCGGTGATCGTGCAGTACCAGTTCGCGCCGGCCATCCTGGCGGGGCTTCGCACGACCATCGTGCTCGCCCTCCTGGCGGCGGTGATCGGCCTGGTGCTGGGTGTTTTGCTGGCCATCCTGCGGCTGTCGGCGAGCCCGGTGTTGCGCCTGGGCAGCGGCTTTTACACCTGGCTGCTGCGCGGCACGCCGCTGCTGGTGCAGATCCTGATCTGGGGCAACCTGGCGCTGCTGTTCCAGCACATCGGCCCGTTCGACACCAACGCGCTCATGACGCCGTTTGTCGCGTCCGTCGTCGCGCTCGGCCTGAACGAGGCCGCCTACATGGCGGAGATCGTGCGCGCCGGCATCCTGGCGGTCGATCGCGGCCAGTACGAAGCCTCGCTCGCGCTGGGCATGCCGCGCACGCTGGCCATGCGCCGCATCATCCTGCCGCAGGCGCTGCGCGTGATCATCCCGCCGGCGGGCAACCAGTTCATCTCGCTGCTGAAGGCGACCTCGCTGGTCTCGGTGATCGCCGGCGGCGATCTGCTGACAGCGGCGCAGAACATCTCGTCGGCCAACCTGCACACCATCGAGCTGATGCTGGTGGCAACCTTCTGGTACCTGGTGCTCACGACCATCACCAGCATCGGCCAGTATTTTGTGGAGCGCCGGCTTGGCCGCTCTGGGACGGGGCTGCATGGCGCGCGCTGA
- a CDS encoding amino acid ABC transporter ATP-binding protein, which yields MVCAQDVHKRYGRDEVLKGIDLDVAPGEVLCLIGPSGSGKSTFLRCINHLEKIDAGRLSVDGELIGYRERGDLLYEMHEREVCRQRASIGMVFQRFNLFPHLTVLENIIEAPLHVKRESKAEAVERARALLQRVGLREKADVYPSRLSGGQQQRVAIARALAMQPKLMLFDEPTSALDPELVDEVLAVMRGLAEDGMTMIVVTHEMAFARDAGHKIAFMDGGVIVESGPPGEVLSRPRHERTQAFLARVIGGQH from the coding sequence ATGGTCTGCGCGCAGGACGTGCACAAGCGCTACGGGCGCGACGAGGTGCTCAAGGGGATCGACCTCGACGTCGCCCCTGGCGAGGTGCTGTGCCTGATCGGGCCCTCGGGCTCGGGCAAAAGCACTTTTTTGCGCTGCATCAATCACCTGGAGAAGATCGACGCCGGGCGGCTGTCGGTCGACGGCGAATTGATCGGCTACCGCGAGCGCGGCGACCTTCTTTACGAAATGCACGAGCGCGAGGTCTGCCGCCAGCGGGCGAGCATCGGCATGGTGTTCCAGCGCTTCAACCTGTTTCCGCACCTGACGGTGCTCGAAAATATTATTGAGGCGCCGCTTCACGTGAAGCGCGAATCGAAGGCCGAGGCGGTCGAGCGCGCACGTGCACTGCTGCAACGCGTGGGTCTGCGCGAAAAGGCCGACGTCTACCCGAGCCGCCTGTCCGGCGGGCAGCAGCAGCGGGTCGCGATCGCGCGGGCGCTGGCCATGCAGCCCAAGCTCATGCTGTTCGACGAGCCGACCTCCGCGCTGGACCCCGAGCTTGTCGATGAGGTGCTGGCCGTGATGCGCGGCCTGGCCGAGGACGGCATGACGATGATTGTTGTGACCCACGAGATGGCCTTCGCGCGCGACGCCGGTCACAAGATCGCCTTCATGGACGGTGGTGTCATCGTCGAATCGGGGCCGCCCGGCGAGGTGCTGTCGCGCCCCCGGCACGAGCGGACGCAAGCCTTTCTGGCCCGCGTGATCGGCGGGCAACACTGA
- a CDS encoding translation initiation factor Sui1, with amino-acid sequence MKSRQASGGLVYSTEAGRMCPACRQPVALCVCGAKQPIPATDGIVRVSRETKGRGGKVVTLVKGLALEAPALAALGKQLKAACGSGGAVKDGVIEVQGDHCDRVIEMLKAQGRTVKRAGG; translated from the coding sequence ATGAAAAGCCGTCAAGCCAGCGGTGGCCTCGTCTATTCCACCGAGGCCGGCAGAATGTGCCCCGCCTGCCGGCAACCCGTAGCGCTGTGCGTCTGCGGCGCGAAGCAGCCCATTCCGGCCACGGATGGCATCGTGCGCGTCTCGCGCGAGACCAAGGGCCGCGGCGGCAAGGTCGTGACGCTGGTCAAGGGACTGGCCTTGGAGGCGCCCGCGCTCGCGGCATTGGGCAAGCAGCTCAAGGCCGCATGCGGCTCGGGCGGCGCGGTGAAGGACGGGGTGATTGAAGTGCAGGGCGATCACTGCGACCGGGTGATCGAGATGCTCAAGGCGCAGGGCCGCACGGTCAAGCGGGCGGGGGGTTAG
- a CDS encoding DUF3820 family protein — protein sequence MDSEQLQRLLTTEMPYGKYKGRLIADLPGNYLNWFAREGFPAGDIGRLLALMHEIDHNGLSALLDPLRGKS from the coding sequence ATGGATTCCGAGCAGTTGCAGCGCCTGCTGACCACTGAGATGCCGTACGGCAAGTACAAGGGCCGGCTGATTGCCGATCTGCCTGGCAACTACCTCAACTGGTTTGCGCGCGAGGGTTTTCCGGCGGGCGACATCGGCCGCCTGCTGGCGCTGATGCACGAGATCGATCACAACGGGTTGTCCGCGCTGCTGGACCCGCTGCGGGGAAAAAGCTGA
- a CDS encoding 3-deoxy-7-phosphoheptulonate synthase gives MPTPISDIHIARADPLPEPRLLRDELPASEVQAAGIAASRAATRNILRGLDDRLLVVVGPCSIHEPESALEYAARLREMAQRLGESLLLVMRVYFEKPRTRMGWKGLIYDPDLDGQGDIGEGLRHARRILLACAHLEVPAASEILDLVTPQYYAELLTWGAIGARTVESPLHRQMASALSAPVGFKNATNGSVAAAIDAIHVAAQPHRFPTISLEGRAMVITTTGNPDGHLVLRGASDGPNFDAASVRRATEALSQAGLPARLVIDCSHGNSGKDYARQPAVAADIAQQIGSGSAGICGVMIESHLVEGRQDITDGRKGLRYGQSVTDACIGWDATVEVLENLAAAVRQRRAASGFASIQNEIGL, from the coding sequence GTGCCCACCCCCATCTCAGACATCCACATCGCGCGCGCCGATCCGCTGCCGGAACCGCGGCTGTTGCGCGACGAACTCCCTGCGAGCGAAGTGCAGGCTGCCGGCATCGCGGCCTCGCGCGCCGCGACCCGCAACATCCTGCGTGGCCTTGACGACCGGTTGCTGGTGGTGGTTGGGCCGTGCTCGATCCATGAGCCCGAGTCGGCGCTGGAGTACGCCGCGCGCCTGCGCGAGATGGCGCAGCGGCTGGGCGAATCGCTGCTGCTGGTGATGCGCGTGTATTTTGAGAAGCCGCGCACGCGCATGGGCTGGAAGGGCCTGATCTACGACCCGGACCTTGACGGGCAGGGTGACATCGGCGAAGGCCTGCGCCACGCGAGGCGCATCCTGCTGGCGTGCGCGCACCTGGAGGTACCGGCGGCCTCTGAAATCCTGGACCTGGTCACGCCGCAGTACTACGCCGAGTTGCTGACCTGGGGCGCCATCGGGGCACGCACGGTGGAGAGCCCGTTGCACCGTCAGATGGCGTCGGCCCTGTCGGCGCCGGTGGGCTTCAAGAACGCCACCAACGGCAGCGTGGCCGCCGCCATCGATGCGATCCACGTCGCCGCCCAGCCGCATCGCTTTCCCACCATCTCACTCGAAGGCCGCGCCATGGTCATCACGACCACGGGCAACCCCGACGGCCACCTGGTGCTGCGCGGCGCCAGCGATGGGCCGAATTTTGATGCGGCCAGCGTGCGCCGCGCCACCGAGGCTTTGAGCCAGGCCGGCCTGCCCGCGCGGCTCGTGATCGATTGCAGCCACGGCAACAGCGGCAAGGACTACGCGCGGCAGCCCGCGGTGGCGGCCGATATCGCGCAGCAAATCGGCAGCGGCTCGGCCGGCATCTGCGGCGTCATGATCGAGAGCCATCTGGTGGAAGGCCGGCAAGACATCACCGACGGCCGCAAGGGCCTGCGCTATGGCCAGAGCGTGACCGATGCCTGCATCGGCTGGGACGCGACCGTGGAGGTGCTGGAAAACCTCGCGGCAGCGGTTCGCCAGCGCCGGGCGGCTTCCGGGTTTGCATCAATTCAGAATGAAATAGGCTTGTAG
- a CDS encoding enoyl-CoA hydratase/isomerase family protein, with product MSILVDHFDGVLEIRLNRPDKLNALTLAMARELLACVNDGLQKAKGMLMLGREVSATDAERWGLIWTVTNDERLVTQARDLARQLAATDPSILGAMKTLLHQETIGDIAEALHREAQAHDKLGGRPPLQC from the coding sequence ATGTCAATCCTCGTCGATCACTTCGACGGTGTGCTGGAAATCCGGCTCAACCGACCCGACAAGCTCAACGCGCTGACGTTGGCCATGGCCCGCGAACTGCTTGCCTGCGTTAACGACGGCCTGCAAAAAGCCAAGGGCATGCTCATGCTGGGCCGCGAAGTCAGTGCGACGGATGCAGAGCGGTGGGGATTGATCTGGACCGTGACCAACGACGAGCGCCTGGTCACGCAAGCGCGCGACCTGGCCCGGCAACTGGCGGCAACCGACCCGTCCATTCTGGGCGCAATGAAGACTCTGCTGCATCAGGAAACCATCGGCGATATTGCCGAGGCATTGCACCGCGAAGCACAGGCCCACGACAAGCTCGGGGGCCGACCCCCATTGCAGTGCTAA
- a CDS encoding pyridoxal-phosphate-dependent aminotransferase family protein, translating to MNAPKRIPGHRSLHSPGPTRVPDEVVHAMSRQPMDLADPRLGAVIEACESGLKRLLQTERAQVFMYSANGHGAWEAAIVNLIAPGQTVLVPGTGHFSESWAVQTEALGGRVVRTPCVEGFPIDVDAVEQALRADTRHEIVAVFAVHTDTASGLTSDLRALRAAIDATGHPALFVVDVVASLGAAPFAMDALGANVVIGASQKGLMVPPGLGFVAVDSVAMAVASRNPAPRFYWDWGRRSSDLVYRKFCGTPPQSLLMGLDAALSLIFREGVDEVIARHRLIARAVHAAVACWSEGGALQFFGRVPAARSVSVTTVLVQPGIDPEAMREVARERFQVAIAGGLGPLAGRVFRIGHLGDMNPAMILGCLAGIEAAMTVQGISFGQQGMQQAIACLATG from the coding sequence ATGAACGCACCGAAACGCATTCCCGGCCACCGATCCCTGCATTCTCCCGGCCCGACCCGGGTGCCCGACGAGGTGGTGCATGCGATGAGCCGTCAGCCCATGGACCTGGCCGATCCGCGGCTCGGGGCGGTCATCGAGGCCTGCGAGAGCGGACTCAAGCGCCTGTTGCAGACCGAGCGCGCACAGGTGTTCATGTACTCCGCGAATGGTCACGGCGCCTGGGAGGCGGCGATTGTCAATCTGATCGCGCCGGGGCAGACGGTTCTGGTGCCGGGAACCGGGCACTTCTCGGAATCCTGGGCTGTGCAGACCGAGGCGCTCGGCGGCCGTGTGGTGCGTACGCCTTGCGTCGAGGGCTTTCCCATCGACGTTGATGCCGTGGAGCAGGCGCTGCGTGCCGACACCCGGCATGAAATCGTGGCCGTGTTCGCCGTGCACACCGATACGGCGAGCGGCTTGACCAGCGACCTGCGCGCACTGCGCGCGGCGATCGACGCCACCGGTCATCCGGCCTTGTTCGTGGTCGATGTGGTGGCCTCGCTCGGCGCGGCGCCGTTTGCCATGGATGCCCTCGGTGCCAACGTCGTCATCGGCGCGTCCCAGAAGGGGCTCATGGTGCCGCCCGGGCTGGGCTTTGTGGCGGTCGACAGTGTGGCGATGGCCGTGGCCAGCCGCAATCCGGCACCTCGCTTTTACTGGGACTGGGGCCGTCGCAGCAGCGATCTGGTCTATCGAAAATTTTGCGGCACACCGCCGCAAAGCCTGCTCATGGGGCTGGACGCCGCGCTGTCGTTGATTTTTCGTGAAGGCGTCGATGAAGTCATTGCACGGCATCGGCTGATCGCGCGTGCGGTGCATGCTGCCGTGGCCTGCTGGAGCGAGGGCGGGGCGTTGCAGTTCTTCGGTCGGGTACCCGCGGCCCGTTCGGTATCGGTCACCACTGTGCTGGTGCAGCCGGGGATCGACCCCGAAGCGATGCGCGAGGTGGCGCGGGAGCGGTTCCAGGTCGCTATTGCGGGCGGTCTGGGACCGCTCGCAGGCCGTGTTTTTCGCATCGGACATCTGGGAGATATGAACCCCGCGATGATTCTGGGCTGCCTGGCTGGCATCGAGGCGGCAATGACGGTTCAGGGCATTTCGTTTGGCCAGCAGGGAATGCAACAGGCGATTGCCTGCCTGGCCACGGGCTGA
- a CDS encoding ABC transporter ATP-binding protein, with the protein MSLLEVSGLNSYYGDSHILFDVSLRVEKNEVVALLGRNGAGKSTTLKSLMGVVKPRAGSVKLEGMEIAGKKAHDIARVGMQLVHEDRRIFGSLNVEENIILAGLTADNKWPLERIYDMFPRLKERRASRGTDLSGGEQQMLAIARALVRDPKIVLLDEPFEGLAPVIVQDLVRICRSLAQAGQTIVLVEQNLAATLALASRVYIINNGHIAHEGPAAELKTQPDLLQRYLGV; encoded by the coding sequence ATGAGCCTGCTTGAAGTCAGCGGCCTGAACAGTTACTACGGTGACAGTCACATCCTGTTCGATGTTTCGCTTCGCGTCGAGAAAAACGAGGTGGTGGCACTTCTGGGCCGCAACGGGGCCGGGAAATCCACAACGCTCAAGAGCCTGATGGGCGTGGTCAAGCCCAGAGCCGGAAGCGTCAAGCTCGAAGGTATGGAGATTGCCGGCAAGAAGGCGCATGACATCGCCCGGGTCGGCATGCAACTCGTCCATGAAGACCGCCGCATCTTCGGCAGCCTCAACGTGGAGGAAAACATCATCCTCGCCGGACTGACCGCCGACAACAAATGGCCGCTGGAGCGCATCTACGACATGTTCCCGCGGCTAAAGGAGCGGCGCGCCAGCCGCGGCACGGACCTCTCCGGCGGTGAGCAGCAGATGCTGGCGATCGCGCGAGCGCTGGTGCGGGATCCGAAGATCGTGCTGCTCGACGAGCCATTCGAAGGACTCGCCCCGGTCATTGTTCAGGATCTCGTGCGCATCTGCCGCAGCCTGGCGCAGGCCGGCCAGACCATTGTTCTGGTCGAGCAGAACCTCGCCGCCACGCTGGCACTGGCAAGCCGCGTCTACATCATCAACAATGGTCACATCGCGCATGAGGGCCCGGCAGCTGAACTCAAGACCCAGCCGGATCTGCTGCAGCGCTATCTCGGCGTTTAG
- a CDS encoding ABC transporter permease subunit, whose amino-acid sequence MSRPRRFLVEILTAVALIAAPFVLPHLGFSPTTINRILIWGLVGIGFDLLFGYTGLLSFGQSAFFGSGGMFAAYLLTQTSFTNTIVALILGTIVAGVIGYLVGLVALRRTGIYFAMITVAIAEVFFFVEFNPLSAYTGGENGLPGVPPPNLSLGFTSIEFTSNLSMYAFFAFWYFVGLVIALRIVRSPVGLMLRAIRDNPLRAQALGHNIHSYKLLVFVIASMYAGFGGGLLGLMQGFMPPDAFMFDTSGQIVIMTAIGGAGTLFGPLLGAAVWLYLSDFFQTILNLGATWKLILGIVFVLLVVFLRRGLAGAIVDLYDRARGGKKTVAPPIAAAPAATASMPITKSAMSVKHKATASKTGPILQASGLTKRYGGLVANSEIDFMVKHGEIRGIIGPNGAGKTTFFKMLTCEIVPTSGKIVFDGRDITDLGVADACQLGLTKSYQINQLFERLTVRQNLQIAALGETRGKFRPDLFKSLSKVSGLDAQVEGTAALVHLTERLDTPVSELAYGEKRRLEIGLALATSPSLLLLDEPLAGMSTQERVDTVALLKSIAQGRTMIVIDHDMDSLFELVEKVTVLQEGRILVEAATPDEIKTNAAVQEAYLGGVHEEVVLV is encoded by the coding sequence ATGTCCAGACCACGTCGCTTCCTTGTCGAAATCCTGACGGCCGTCGCCCTGATTGCGGCGCCATTCGTACTGCCCCATCTCGGCTTCTCTCCGACCACGATCAATCGGATCCTCATTTGGGGCCTGGTCGGGATCGGTTTCGACCTCCTGTTCGGCTACACCGGCCTGCTTTCGTTCGGCCAGTCCGCATTCTTCGGCTCGGGCGGCATGTTCGCGGCCTACCTGCTGACGCAGACCTCGTTCACCAATACCATCGTGGCTCTCATTCTCGGCACGATCGTGGCCGGTGTCATCGGCTATCTGGTGGGCCTGGTCGCGCTGCGGCGCACCGGCATCTATTTCGCCATGATTACCGTGGCGATCGCCGAAGTCTTCTTCTTCGTCGAATTCAACCCGCTGTCAGCCTACACCGGCGGCGAGAACGGCCTGCCCGGCGTGCCGCCGCCGAACCTGAGCCTGGGCTTCACGAGCATCGAGTTCACCAGCAACCTGTCGATGTATGCCTTCTTCGCGTTCTGGTATTTCGTCGGGCTGGTGATCGCGCTGCGCATCGTGCGCTCGCCCGTCGGCCTGATGCTGCGCGCCATTCGCGACAATCCACTGCGCGCGCAGGCGCTGGGTCACAACATCCACAGCTACAAGCTGCTGGTTTTCGTGATCGCATCCATGTATGCGGGTTTCGGCGGTGGCCTGCTCGGCCTCATGCAGGGCTTCATGCCGCCCGACGCCTTTATGTTCGACACCTCGGGGCAAATCGTCATCATGACCGCCATCGGCGGCGCGGGCACTCTGTTTGGGCCGCTGCTCGGTGCGGCGGTCTGGCTCTACCTGAGCGATTTCTTCCAGACGATCTTGAACCTTGGCGCCACCTGGAAGCTAATCCTTGGGATCGTGTTCGTGCTTCTGGTGGTTTTCCTGCGCCGCGGCCTGGCTGGTGCGATCGTCGATCTGTACGACCGGGCAAGAGGTGGCAAGAAGACGGTGGCGCCGCCGATTGCCGCAGCGCCTGCGGCAACCGCATCGATGCCCATCACCAAGAGCGCGATGTCGGTCAAACACAAGGCGACCGCCAGCAAGACCGGTCCGATCCTGCAGGCGAGCGGCCTGACCAAGCGTTATGGCGGCCTGGTCGCCAACAGTGAAATCGACTTCATGGTTAAACACGGCGAGATACGAGGCATCATCGGGCCGAACGGCGCTGGCAAGACAACCTTCTTCAAGATGTTGACCTGCGAGATCGTACCGACCTCCGGAAAAATCGTGTTCGATGGCCGTGACATCACTGACTTGGGCGTGGCCGATGCCTGCCAGCTCGGGCTCACCAAGAGTTACCAGATCAATCAGCTCTTCGAACGCCTCACCGTCAGGCAGAACCTGCAAATCGCTGCACTCGGTGAGACCCGGGGCAAGTTCAGGCCCGACCTGTTCAAGAGCCTTTCAAAGGTTTCCGGTCTGGACGCGCAAGTCGAAGGCACTGCCGCTCTGGTTCATCTGACGGAGCGGCTCGATACGCCTGTGTCCGAATTGGCCTATGGCGAGAAGCGGCGGCTTGAGATCGGGTTGGCGCTTGCGACTTCGCCGAGCCTGTTGCTGCTCGACGAACCGCTTGCCGGCATGAGCACGCAGGAGCGGGTTGACACGGTGGCCCTGCTGAAATCGATTGCCCAGGGCCGCACGATGATCGTCATCGACCACGACATGGACTCGCTGTTCGAACTGGTCGAGAAAGTCACCGTGCTGCAGGAAGGACGTATCCTCGTTGAGGCGGCTACGCCCGATGAAATCAAGACCAACGCCGCAGTGCAGGAAGCCTATCTCGGCGGCGTGCATGAAGAGGTAGTGTTGGTATGA